One part of the Odontesthes bonariensis isolate fOdoBon6 chromosome 13, fOdoBon6.hap1, whole genome shotgun sequence genome encodes these proteins:
- the LOC142397146 gene encoding uncharacterized protein LOC142397146: MAQRSSLRGSVGILSISAGSLLLLVNNYASSPEKDFIAHTALGILLLIVAALVAYAGVCHSLSHAQLFSTVCLTVSALWCGTGLVYILVGQRVLQPTELRSSLIPGLAAFTLALFIIGSVALFVKKIVLFVIAVCISLACAHQIAGLSAAGFGQSATAANYLLVCLVGVYFGFGHLLSTVTQGKVEPPRTGLKQKDEEKTKQNQDSSDAVSVGLVLNLLSASVLACPLLGVVPQLFVGHVPWLWTAGVFQLGMCILFYRAMDMLAATFYGFTALLKFAEGYSALLSFYSIQPLSPVPFPVVFSVLFFILALFSCQKSLLDGLYQLFFVAYCISIAAQPQGFFQGGTQGVQAAIFVASAGMLLITSFNMVSTTMIPTGQGCFKAVVSRMRSLTLRAHNKELHAPHLGYSKYADAEVLGHACGVLATFAITATVGDRNPLSVLVLPWVVMAGGALQLLCGSVAFARGKTFESTVFILYGVMWTVWGLTRYGGLYGETRGFNVAVGIIGFMLFNLLVTVAALFLNVAWFVYAFTFQLILISFLLDAVGALPYGYDIGVTIIFGLVSFYFFLANIFNSTFQSPQIPFGRPLVKLGGVGGGTNICPHVPARKATSVQQIAEIMKNGGICGMPTDTVYVLVAACNRPDAVVKAYKVKKQAQDRPMSMWISSIKQLEPVRHLLSPLLLDFMEAAWPSSISMVIPRGPWMDTFGLGDAAKHIGTPQSIAIRNPDCSVATHLINLVGPIAVTSANPTGEADTTHHNQVYAKLGNKVDGVLCDGPSPENIASTVVDCTKIETGHIGFFRVGLIPKSKVFQIFGEVQSRHMQGHTNPAFEHDLHPSDTQMEQSSRGDGTAESGTENS; this comes from the exons GTTCTCTCCTGCTTTTGGTGAACAACTACGCCAGCTCTCCTGAAAAAGACTTCATCGCTCACACTGCTCTGGGGATTTTACTCCTCATCGTTGCAGCCCTTGTAGCTTATGCAG GTGTCTGTCACAGTCTGTCCCATGCCCAGCTGTTTTCTACTGTATGTCTGACTGTCTCTGCTCTGTGGTGTGGTACGGGTCTGGTGTACATCCTGGTAggacagagggtgctgcagCCCACAGAGCTGAGGTCCTCTCTGATCCCTGGCCTGGCAGCATTTACCTTGGCCTTGTTCATCATAGGCAGTGTTGCACTTTTTGTGAAGAAAATAGTTCTGTTTGTCATAGCTGTCTGCATTTCTTTAGCCTGCGCACACCAAATTGCTGGCCTGTCAGCTGCAGGGTTCGGTCAGTCTGCTACTGCTGCTAACTACCTCCTTGTGTGCCTTGTGGGTGTTTACTTTGGTTTTGGACATCTACTGTCCACAGTCACTCAAGGTAAAGTGGAACCTCCTAGAACGGGTCTGAAGCAAAAAGATgaggagaaaacaaagcagAACCAGGACAGTAGTGATGCAGTGAGTGTAGGTTTGGTGCTGAACTTGTTATCTGCCTCTGTATTAGCCTGTCCCCTGTTAGGTGTGGTCCCCCAGCTCTTTGTCGGTCATGTTCCCTGGTTGTGGACAGCTGGGGTCTTCCAGCTTGGCATGTGTATCCTCTTTTATCGAGCTATGGACATGCTAGCTGCCACTTTCTATGGCTTCACAGCCCTGCTGAAATTTGCAGAGGGCTACAGTGCTCTGTTATCTTTTTACTCCATTCAGCCTCTTTCCCCTGTCCCCTTTCCTGTTGTCTTCTCAGTGCTTTTCTTCATCCTGGCACTGTTCAGCTGTCAGAAGAGCTTGCTGGATGGACTCTACCAGTTATTCTTTGTAGCCTATTGTATTTCTATTGCAGCGCAGCCTCAGGGCTTCTTCCAAGGAGGCACTCAGGGTGTGCAGGCAGCCATATTTGTAGCTTCTGCTGGCATGCTTTTAATTACCTCATTCAACATGGTCTCCACTACCATGATTCCTACAGGGCAGGGCTGTTTCAAGGCTGTAGTAAGCAGGATGAGGAGTCTTACCCTCAGAGCTCACAATAAGGAGCTACACGCTCCTCACCTGGGCTACTCTAAATATGCAGATGCAGAGGTTTTAGGCCATGCCTGCGGTGTGCTGGCTACTTTTGCCATCACAGCCACAGTTGGTGACAGAAACCCATTGTCTGTTCTGGTTCTACCCTGGGTGGTGATGGCTGGTGGGGCGCTGCAGCTGCTGTGTGGCTCAGTAGCGTTTGCTCGGGGTAAAACCTTTGAGAGCACAGTCTTTATTCTCTACGGGGTGATGTGGACAGTGTGGGGGCTGACACGATACGGCGGCCTCTACGGTGAAACCAGAGGCTTCAATGTAGCTGTTGGGATTATTGGCTTCATGCTGTTTAACTTACTGGTGACAGTTGCAGCGTTGTTTCTGAATGTTGCCTGGTTTGTCTACGCATTCACCTTCCAGCTCATCCtcatcagcttcctgctggatgCAGTGGGTGCACTGCCTTATGGTTACGACATAGGAGTCACCATCATCTTTGGCCTGGtcagtttttacttttttctggCAAACATTTTCAATAGCACATTCCAATCTCCCCAAATCCCCTTCGGAAGACCTCTAGTCAAGCTGGGCGGGGTGGGGGGAGGGACGAATATCTGCCCGCATGTACCGGCCCGCAAGGCCACGTCAGTCCAGCAGATTGCAG AAATCATGAAAAATGGTGGCATATGTGGAATGCCAACTGACACCGTTTATGTGCTGGTAGCAGCCTGCAACAGACCAGACGCTGTTGTCAAAGCTTACAA GGTGAAAAAACAAGCTCAGGACCGACCCATGTCTATGTGGATCTCCTCCATAAAGCAGCTGGAGCCTGTGAGACACCTGCTGAGCCCTCTGCTCCTGGACTTCATGGAGGCTGCGTGGCCATCCTCCATCAGCATGGTCATACCCAGAG GCCCCTGGATGGACACATTCGGTTTGGGAGACGCTGCCAAACACATCGGGACTCCTCAAAGCATTGCTATCAGAAACCCAGACTGTTCAGTAGCCACACACCTTATTAATCTG GTGGGGCCCATTGCAGTAACCTCAGCCAACCCTACAGGCGAGGCAGACACAACTCACCATAACCAAGTTTACGCCAAGCTGGGAAACAAA GTGGATGGGGTGCTATGTGATGGACCCTCACCAGAGAACATTGCATCCACTGTGGTTGACTGCACCAAGATTGAAACTGGACACATTGGGTTCTTCAGAGTTGGTCTCATTCCAAAATCCAAG gtttttcagatttttgggGAGGTTCAGAGTCGGCACATGCAGGGACACACCAATCCTGCTTTTGAACACGATCTGCACCCATCAGATACACAAATGGAACAAAGTTCAAGAGGGGACGGCACGGCAGAGTCAGGAACTGAAAACTCATGA